One Brassica napus cultivar Da-Ae chromosome A1, Da-Ae, whole genome shotgun sequence genomic region harbors:
- the LOC111210307 gene encoding transcription factor MYB39-like: MGRSPCCDQDKGVKKGPWVPEEDDKLTAYIEKNGYGNWRSLPKLAGLNRCGKSCRLRWMNYLRPDIRRGEFSDEEESTIVRLHALLGNKWSKIASHLPGRTDNEIKNYWNTHMRKKMLQMGIDPITHEPRTNDLSPILDVSQILAAAIGNGQFGSSNLINNNIALEDLLKLQLIHKMLQIITPKAIPNITSSTNSLNPKLDSVVNSFTTNSVNPKPEQAAIQLNANEPHDFINQSANEDFMMPPFENIWDSFEDNQLPGLVTVSQKNLNSGTGMMPGYYGDQLSEIPSNGSISVSPETSGLNYPGTTQHLTGSDVLEDWEKFLDDETSDSCWKSFLDLTSPTSSPGPW; the protein is encoded by the exons ATGGGAAGATCACCGTGTTGCGATCAAGACAAAGGCGTGAAGAAGGGACCGTGGGTGCCCGAAGAAGATGATAAGCTCACGgcttatatagagaagaatGGTTATGGGAATTGGCGGTCGCTTCCTAAGCTCGCTGGACTTAACCGTTGCGGCAAGAGCTGCCGGCTCCGGTGGATGAATTATCTACGGCCTGATATCCGGCGAGGCGAGTTCTCCGATGAAGAAGAGAGTACTATCGTTAGACTCCATGCCCTTCTTGGCAACAA ATGGTCGAAGATTGCGAGTCATCTTCCAGGAAGAACTGACAACGAAATCAAAAACTATTGGAACACTCATATGCGGAAGAAGATGTTGCAAATGGGTATTGATCCAATCACGCATGAGCCAAGAACCAACGATCTTAGCCCTATCCTCGACGTTTCTCAAATACTCGCGGCGGCTATTGGCAACGGCCAATTTGGTAGCAGTAAcctcatcaacaacaacattgCTTTGGAAGATCTTCTCAAACTCCAACTGATCCATAAGATGCTTCAAATCATAACCCCCAAAGCCATACCAAACATCACCAGCTCTACCAATTCATTGAATCCTAAACTGGATTCAGTAGTCAATAGCTTCACTACCAATTCAGTGAATCCTAAACCGGAGCAGGCGGCTATACAACTGAATGCTAATGAACCACATGATTTTATAAACCAAAGTGCAAATGAAGATTTCATGATGCCAccgtttgaaaatatttgggataGTTTTGAAGATAACCAGCTTCCTGGTTTGGTTACGGTTTctcagaaaaatctaaattcagGAACCGGAATGATGCCGGGTTATTATGGTGATCAATTAAGTGAGATCCCATCTAATGGTTCGATATCGGTTTCTCCTGAAACATCCGGCTTGAATTATCCCGGTACGACTCAACACTTAACCGGTTCGGATGTCCTGGAGGATTGGGAGAAGTTCCTTGATGATGAAACAAGTGACTCTTGCTGGAAAAGTTTCTTAGA CTTAACGTCGCCCACATCGTCACCCGGCCCGTGGTAG
- the BNAA01G08680D gene encoding uncharacterized membrane protein At4g09580, which translates to MEREGETTIGEVAPATPRRCSLSFWEVTTASVVVLGFLVGLLCVYLTMPQSDYSFLKLPRNLQDLQILRDNLEIYTSDYTVQVLVGYCLVYVFMQTFMIPGTVFMSLLAGALFGVIKGMALVVSTATAGASSCFFLSKLIGRPLIFSLWPDKLIFFQDQVARRKDGLLNYMLFLRLTPTLPNTFINVASPIVDVPYHIFFLATFIGLIPAAYVTVRAGIALGELKSLGDLYDFSSMATLFLIGVLSVTPTLISKKKV; encoded by the exons AtggagagagaaggagaaacaaCAATCGGCGAGGTTGCTCCGGCGACTCCGAGAAGATGTTCTCTGAGCTTTTGGGAGGTCACGACAGCTTCCGTCGTCGTTTTGGGTTTTCTTGTTGGCCTTCTTTGCGTTTATCTCACAATGCCTCAATCTGATTACAGCTTCCTCAAGCTCCCTCGTAATCTCCAAGATCTTCAGATTCTCAG AGACAATCTGGAGATTTACACAAGTGATTACACAGTTCAAGTTCTTGTCGGATATTGTCTGGTGTATGTTTTTATGCAGACATTCATGATCCCCGGAACTGTCTTCATGTCTTTGCTTGCTGGTGCTCTCTTTGGAGTTATCAAAGGAATGGCTCTCGTTGTCTCCACCGCAACAGCTGGTGCTTCCTCTTGCTTCTTCCTCTCGAAGCTCATCGGCAGACCTTTGATCTTCTCCCTGTGGCCCGACAAGCTCATCTTCTTCCAAGACCAGGTTGCGAGGAGGAAAGATGGGTTGCTGAACTATATGCTCTTCTTGAGACTAACACCGACATTGCCTAACACGTTCATTAATGTTGCTTCTCCTATTGTCGATGTTCCTTACCATATCTTCTTCCTCGCTACATTCATTGGTCTGATTCCTGCTGCTTATGTCACTGTCCGG GCTGGGATCGCTCTTGGAGAGCTGAAATCATTGGGAGATCTCTATGACTTCAGCTCGATGGCGACTCTGTTTCTCATCGGTGTGCTCTCTGTGACTCCAACCCTTATTAGCAAGAAAAAGGtgtag
- the LOC106372983 gene encoding AT-hook motif nuclear-localized protein 23, which translates to MAGLDLGTAFGYVNHQLHRPDLHLHHSSASDDVTPGAGLGHFTVDDDDNNHQGLDLASGGGSGSSGGGGGDGGGGGNVVGRRPRGRPPGSKNKPKPPVIITRESANTLRAHILEVTSGCDVFDCVATYARRRQRGICVLSGSGTVTNVTIRQPSAAGAVVTLQGTFEILSLSGSFLPPPAPPGATSLTIFLAGGQGQVVGGSVVGELTAAGPVIVIASSFTNVAYERLPLEEDEQQHLGGGGGSNGGGNLFPEVSAGGGGLPFFNLPMNMQPNVQLPVEGWPGNSGGRGPF; encoded by the coding sequence ATGGCTGGTCTTGATCTAGGCACAGCTTTTGGTTACGTTAATCACCAGCTCCATCGTCCCGATCTCCATCTCCACCACAGTTCCGCATCAGATGACGTCACTCCAGGCGCCGGACTTGGTCACTTCACCGTCGACGACGACGACAACAACCATCAAGGTCTTGACTTAGCCTCTGGTGGAGGATCAGGAAGCTCTGGAGGTGGAGGAGGTGACGGAGGCGGAGGAGGTAACGTCGTTGGGCGTCGTCCACGTGGAAGACCACCTGGATCCAAAAACAAACCGAAACCTCCGGTGATAATCACGCGCGAGAGCGCAAACACTCTGAGAGCTCATATTCTTGAAGTAACAAGCGGCTGCGACGTTTTTGACTGCGTTGCGACTTACGCTCGTCGAAGGCAGCGAGGGATCTGCGTTCTGAGCGGTAGTGGAACGGTGACCAACGTCACCATACGTCAGCCATCTGCGGCTGGAGCGGTCGTGACGCTACAAGGAACGTTCGAGATTCTTTCGCTCTCCGGATCGTTTCTTCCTCCTCCGGCTCCTCCTGGAGCTACGAGTTTGACAATATTTTTGGCCGGAGGACAAGGACAAGTCGTCGGAGGAAGCGTTGTCGGTGAGCTTACGGCAGCTGGACCGGTGATTGTAATCGCTTCTTCGTTTACTAATGTTGCGTACGAGAGACTTCCATTAGAAGAAGATGAGCAGCAACATCTAGGAGGAGGGGGAGGATCTAACGGCGGAGGTAATTTGTTTCCGGAGGTTTCCGCCGGAGGAGGAGGACTTCCCTTCTTTAATTTACCGATGAATATGCAACCGAATGTGCAACTGCCGGTGGAAGGTTGGCCGGGGAATTCAGGTGGAAGAGGTCCTTTCTGA
- the LOC125610157 gene encoding probable transcriptional regulator RABBIT EARS encodes MHGGAWMWNHSKNEELEDDDESWEVKAFEQDTKGNIYGTTWPPRSYTCNFCRREFRSAQALGGHMNVHRRDRASKAHQGPAVRSGGGSGGGRTTFLSSCVPPSTTLIIQSTASNSEGFSHFNQLQNPNGMFGNSSDMVNFYGTTPFPSSNLEFSLLNSSVEVPPRLIQYPTGDDEKAGSMKETTRTSVNEPDLELRLGHKPP; translated from the coding sequence ATGCACGGTGGTGCATGGATGTGGAATCATAGCAAAAACGAAGAACTggaggatgatgatgaatcTTGGGAAGTCAAAGCTTTCGAGCAAGACACTAAAGGCAACATCTATGGTACCACTTGGCCTCCAAGATCTTACACTTGCAATTTCTGCCGCCGTGAGTTCCGTTCTGCTCAAGCCTTAGGCGGTCACATGAATGTCCACCGCCGTGACCGTGCCTCTAAGGCTCATCAAGGTCCAGCGGTTAGAAGCGGTGGCGGCAGCGGAGGCGGTAGGACAACGTTTCTCAGTTCTTGTGTTCCACCGTCGACAACGCTTATAATCCAATCCACGGCGAGTAACAGTGAAGGCTTCTCCCACTTCAACCAATTGCAAAACCCTAATGGCATGTTTGGTAATTCCAGTGATATGGTGAATTTTTATGGTACTACGCCGTTTCCTTCGAGCAACCTTGAGTTTTCGTTGTTGAACTCGTCGGTAGAGGTTCCTCCTAGGCTTATACAATATCCGACAGGAGATGATGAGAAAGCTGGCTCGATGAAAGAGACGACGAGAACATCAGTGAATGAGCCTGATCTTGAACTTCGACTAGGGCACAAGCCACCGTGA